Proteins found in one Coffea eugenioides isolate CCC68of chromosome 5, Ceug_1.0, whole genome shotgun sequence genomic segment:
- the LOC113771229 gene encoding uncharacterized protein K02A2.6-like produces the protein MPTGRLAKWQMIHSEFDIVFTSQKAVKGQAITDHLAENPKDDDYQPLHTYFPDEKVLFVGAVEDMSEQCPEWRLFFDGAANFFGVGIGAVLVSLEGKHYPGAANLQFACTNNMAEYEACIFGLKMALEMEVRELIAFSDSDLLVHQTLKQWITKDSKILPYHCNLLNLARQFQRLEFRHLPQARNAFADVLATLSSMIQYPDELGIEPIRIQLQDKPAHCWVIDNSSGKSPWYNDIKKFIQTGSYPPEASANDKGFLRRMASKFFLNGEVLYKRTSDLNLLRCIDEDEVQYMMKEVHSGVCGSHMNGHLLAKKIMRTGYFWLTMERDCIDFVRRCIKCQMHGDVICAPPTELHSMIAPWPCSMWGMDVIGTIDPPASNGHRFIWVAIEYFTKWVEAESFKHVTKKVVANFLRDHIICRFGVPETLITDNAKNLNNDMVDGLCEQFKIRHRNSAIYRPQMNGAHRDWHDKPPYALMAYRTSIRTSTGATPYSLMYGMEAVLPTEVEIPSLRILMETKLEEADWIKQRYEQLFLINEKRLNAICHGQCYQKRMARAYNKKVHLRTFEEGDKVLKRILPVQDEAKGKFASN, from the exons ATGCCAACTGGGCGTCTGGCCAAATGGCAGATGATTCATTCAGAGtttgatattgttttcacttcgCAAAAAGccgtcaaggggcaagctataaccgatcatttggcagaaaatccaaAGGACGATGATTATCAACCGCTCCATACTTATTTTCCTGATGAAAAGGTTTTATTTGTTGGTGCCGTAGAAGACATGAGCGAGCAGTGCCCTGAGTGGAGATTGTTTTTCGATGGTGCGGCCAATTTTTTTGGAGTTGGGATAGGAGCAGTTCTTGTATCCCTAGAAGGGAAGCATTACCCTGGAGCCGCTAATTTGCAATTTGCTTGCACAAATAATATGGCCGAGTATGAAGCATGTATTTTTGGTCTtaaaatggctttggaaatggaGGTTAGGGAGTTAATAGCCTTCAGTGATTCAGATTTACTCGTGCACCAAACATTGAAGCaatggataaccaaagattcaaagatTCTGCCATACCATTGTAATTTGCTTAATTTGGCTAGACAATTTCAACGTTTGGAGTTTAGACATCTCCCACAAGCCCGAAATGCATTTGCAGATGTTTTGGCCACCTTATCTTCTATGATACAATATCCGGACGAATTAGGAATCGAGCCTATCCGGATTCAACTCCAAGACAAGCCTGCTCATTGTTGGGTCATAGACAATTCTTCTGGCAAAAGCCCTTGGTACAATGATATTAAGAAATTCATCCAAACCGGGTCTTACCCTCCAGAAGCTAGTGCAAATGACAAGGGTTTCCTGCGCAGAATGGCCTCGaagtttttcttaaatggagagGTATTGTACAAAAGGACCtcagatttgaaccttttaaggtgcatcGATGAAGATGAAGTTCAATACATGATGAAAGAGGTACATAGCGGTGTCTGCGGATCTCACATGAATGGACATTTGCTGGCAAAGAAAATTATGAGGACCGGGTATTTTTGGCTTACAATGGAACGCGATTGCATAgattttgtccggagatgtattAAATGTCAAATGCATGGTGACGTCATATGCGCTCCTCCTACCGAGTTGCATAGCATGATTGCTCCGTGGCCCTgctcaatgtggggtatggacgtgattggcACAATCGATCCTCctgcttcaaatggacatcgattcATATGGGTGGCAATTGAGTACTTCACCAAATGGGTCGAAGCAGAATCATTCAAGCACGTGACTAAGAAGGTGGTGGCGAATTTCTTAAGAGATCACATCATATGCCGATTTGGGGTGCCGGAAACATTGATTacggacaatgccaagaatctcaACAATGACATGGTGGACGGGCTATGCGAACAGTTCAAAATCAGACATCGCAACTCTGCCATCTATAGACcgcagatgaatggagct CATCGTGACTGGCATGACAAACCCCCTTACGCACTGATGGCGTATCGGACTTCTATCCGAACATCAACTGGGGCAACACCCTACTCgctcatgtatggaatggaagccGTGCTACCTACCGAGGTCGAAATTCCGTCATTGCGTATCCTAATGGAGACCAAGTTGGAAGAAGCTGATTGGATAAAACAGCGTTATGAACAACTATTCTTGATTAATGAAAAACGGCTTAATGCCATTTGTCACGGCCAATGCTACCAAAAGCGCATGGCCCGGGCCTACAACAAGAAGGTCCATTTGCGTACTTTTGAGGAAGGCGACAAAGTGCTGAAGCGGATTTTGCCAGTGCAAGATGAGgccaaaggcaaatttgcttcgAATTAG